One stretch of Pseudoalteromonas shioyasakiensis DNA includes these proteins:
- a CDS encoding acyl-CoA dehydrogenase yields MTLIFLLGLLVLLSIASYHRASWNTCLGITIATLLVGTFAGAFGAISWLLFLLIAVPLSVTGVRQQYIIKPIFAAFKKVTPTMSDTEKSAIDAGTTWWEADLFCGRPDWNKLHQYPAPKLTIEEQAFIDGPVEEVCSMLDDWHATHELTDLPQDVWQYLKDNKFFAMIIKKEYGGLEFSAYAQSCVLQKLTSKSTLLSSIVGVPNSLGPGELLQHYGTKEQKDHYLPRLASGQEIPCFALTSPEAGSDASAIPDYGVVCKGQWNGEEVVGISLTWNKRYITLAPVATVLGLAFKLQDPDGLLGDDKEPGITCALIPTDTPGVEIGRRHFPLNVPFQNGPTRGKDIFVPLDYIIGGPKMAGQGWRMLVECLSVGRAITLPSNSTGGIKTIALATGSYSRIRRQFRLPIGQMEGVEESMAKLAGYAYSSDAAVSMSTGAVDLGEKPSVVSAIIKYHLTEQMREATIHGMDVHGGKGIMLGPNNYLGRGYQGAPIAITVEGANILTRNMIIYGQGAIRCHPFVLTELGACAIEDREEALAVFDKALMGHVGFTISNLVRTKWLAFTNARFTSTPYKDETAEFYRVASRFSASLALMSDISMAVFGGSLKRKERISARLGDLLSYLYLVSATLKRYNDEGRKKEDFALVQWSCQDHLYHCQRALADLINNMPSAPLRAMLKIMLFPFGRPVRKPTDKLEHKLAHLLQVPSETRNRLANYIYLKNEPLNLVGRQEQTLKDILEVEPLFDKVCREKGVKLPFFQLDKVAQMGLEAGILSQAEADKLAAVEKARLDVINVDDFDPADLVAGKVARGESDKKADAA; encoded by the coding sequence ATGACTCTCATATTTTTACTTGGTTTACTCGTGCTGCTTAGTATTGCGAGTTACCACAGAGCAAGCTGGAATACCTGCTTAGGTATTACCATTGCGACTTTACTTGTTGGCACATTTGCTGGCGCGTTTGGCGCAATTAGTTGGCTACTATTCTTACTTATCGCTGTGCCACTTTCTGTGACTGGCGTTCGTCAACAATACATCATTAAACCTATTTTTGCTGCTTTCAAAAAAGTAACACCGACTATGTCGGATACTGAAAAATCAGCAATCGATGCCGGTACTACGTGGTGGGAAGCGGATCTGTTTTGTGGTCGTCCTGACTGGAACAAATTACACCAATACCCAGCTCCTAAACTGACTATCGAAGAACAAGCATTTATTGATGGTCCTGTTGAAGAAGTGTGTAGTATGCTAGATGACTGGCACGCAACTCACGAACTAACTGATTTACCGCAAGATGTTTGGCAATATCTAAAAGATAATAAGTTCTTTGCCATGATCATCAAAAAAGAATACGGCGGTTTAGAGTTTTCTGCCTATGCACAATCATGTGTACTGCAAAAACTAACAAGTAAATCAACGTTGCTATCTTCTATCGTAGGTGTACCTAACTCATTAGGTCCGGGCGAGTTACTTCAGCACTATGGTACTAAAGAGCAAAAAGATCATTACTTACCACGCTTAGCGAGTGGTCAAGAAATTCCTTGTTTTGCGCTAACCTCACCAGAAGCAGGTTCTGACGCAAGTGCAATTCCTGATTACGGTGTTGTTTGTAAAGGTCAATGGAACGGTGAAGAAGTTGTTGGTATCAGCCTAACATGGAACAAGCGTTATATTACTCTTGCTCCTGTTGCAACTGTACTTGGCCTTGCATTTAAATTGCAAGATCCTGACGGTTTACTAGGTGATGACAAAGAACCTGGTATTACCTGTGCGCTGATCCCAACAGATACTCCGGGAGTAGAAATTGGCCGTCGTCACTTCCCGCTAAACGTACCATTCCAAAATGGTCCTACTCGCGGTAAAGATATCTTTGTACCACTTGATTACATCATTGGTGGCCCGAAAATGGCAGGTCAAGGCTGGCGTATGCTTGTTGAATGTTTATCTGTTGGTCGTGCAATCACATTGCCGTCTAACTCTACAGGTGGCATAAAAACAATCGCGCTTGCAACAGGCTCTTACAGCCGTATTCGTCGTCAATTCCGTTTACCAATTGGTCAAATGGAAGGTGTTGAAGAATCAATGGCAAAACTTGCAGGTTACGCATATAGCTCTGATGCTGCAGTTAGTATGTCTACAGGGGCTGTTGACCTTGGTGAAAAACCATCGGTTGTATCTGCAATTATTAAATACCACTTAACTGAGCAAATGCGTGAAGCGACTATTCACGGCATGGATGTTCACGGTGGTAAAGGCATCATGCTTGGTCCAAACAACTATTTAGGTCGTGGCTACCAAGGTGCGCCAATTGCGATTACCGTTGAAGGTGCAAATATCTTAACACGTAACATGATCATCTATGGTCAAGGTGCAATTCGTTGTCATCCATTTGTGTTAACTGAGCTAGGCGCTTGTGCAATTGAAGACCGCGAAGAAGCCCTTGCAGTATTCGATAAAGCGTTAATGGGTCACGTTGGCTTTACTATTTCGAACCTTGTTCGCACTAAGTGGTTAGCATTCACAAATGCCCGTTTTACGAGTACGCCGTACAAAGATGAAACCGCTGAGTTTTATCGTGTTGCGTCACGTTTCAGTGCATCGTTAGCATTAATGTCAGATATCAGCATGGCGGTATTTGGTGGTTCATTAAAACGTAAAGAGCGTATATCTGCACGTTTAGGTGACTTACTAAGCTACTTATACCTTGTATCTGCAACACTTAAACGTTACAACGACGAAGGCCGTAAAAAAGAAGATTTTGCGCTTGTTCAATGGAGCTGCCAAGATCACCTTTACCACTGCCAACGTGCACTAGCTGACTTAATTAACAACATGCCATCTGCCCCACTTCGTGCGATGCTAAAAATCATGTTATTCCCATTCGGTCGTCCAGTTCGTAAGCCTACAGATAAGCTTGAGCACAAACTTGCTCACTTATTACAAGTACCAAGCGAAACTCGTAACCGTTTAGCTAACTACATTTACCTTAAAAACGAGCCGCTTAACCTTGTGGGTCGTCAGGAGCAAACGCTTAAAGACATTCTTGAAGTTGAGCCTTTGTTTGACAAGGTATGCCGTGAAAAAGGCGTGAAACTGCCTTTCTTCCAGCTTGATAAAGTAGCGCAAATGGGCCTTGAAGCAGGTATTTTAAGCCAAGCTGAAGCCGACAAATTAGCTGCTGTTGAAAAAGCCCGTCTTGATGTTATTAACGTTGACGACTTTGACCCAGCTGACTTAGTTGCCGGTAAGGTAGCCCGCGGCGAGAGCGATAAAAAAGCAGACGCCGCTTAA